In one window of Niallia sp. Man26 DNA:
- the uxaC gene encoding glucuronate isomerase, producing MKKFLDNDFLLDTNTAKQLYKNAATSLPIFDFHCHLNPQEVWEDKTYENLTELWLSGDHYKWRVMRIHGVDEHFITGDASDWEKFKAWAETVPYLIGNPLYHWTHMELKMYFGIDQLLSPQTASEIYEQCSQLLKTSQFTARALIRRSNVTFIGTTDDPISPLTYHQLLNNDETFKTIIAPTFRPDGALFIERPAFSEWLKKLADASGIQIDNLDGLLAALKERVDFFHQNRCCASDHDIPKMEYIDAKKEEIDSIFQKGMKGIELTEEETGCYRSFLLKELGKMYAEKQWVMQLHIGAMRNNNTKMKKLIGPDTGFDSVGEANHAQALAAFLDELDQEDALPRTVLYNLNPKDNPVLAGMVGNYSEKGVSGKIQFGSGWWFNDHIDGMERQMKDLANVGMLSHFIGMLTDSRSFLSYARHDYFRRIVCNLFGNWAESGLVPYDMDLLEETIRNIGFQNAERYFLVR from the coding sequence ATGAAGAAATTTCTAGATAATGATTTCTTATTAGATACGAATACGGCAAAACAGTTATATAAAAATGCGGCTACCAGTTTACCAATTTTTGATTTTCATTGCCATTTAAATCCGCAAGAGGTTTGGGAAGATAAAACATACGAGAATCTGACAGAGCTATGGCTTAGTGGAGACCATTATAAATGGAGAGTCATGCGTATTCATGGTGTGGATGAACATTTTATTACTGGAGATGCCAGTGATTGGGAGAAGTTTAAGGCTTGGGCTGAAACAGTGCCATACCTGATTGGCAATCCTTTATATCACTGGACACATATGGAACTAAAAATGTATTTTGGTATTGATCAACTGCTTAGTCCACAAACAGCCTCTGAGATATATGAACAGTGCAGCCAATTGCTTAAGACATCGCAATTCACTGCAAGAGCATTGATAAGAAGATCAAATGTTACATTTATCGGAACAACAGATGACCCCATTTCCCCGTTAACATACCATCAATTATTGAATAATGATGAGACATTTAAAACGATCATTGCTCCTACTTTCCGGCCTGATGGGGCACTATTTATAGAAAGACCAGCATTTAGTGAATGGTTAAAAAAATTAGCAGACGCTTCTGGAATTCAGATTGATAATTTAGACGGCTTATTAGCTGCATTGAAAGAGAGAGTTGATTTTTTTCATCAAAATCGCTGCTGTGCATCTGATCATGATATCCCTAAGATGGAATATATAGATGCGAAAAAGGAAGAAATTGACAGCATCTTTCAAAAAGGTATGAAAGGTATCGAGCTGACAGAAGAGGAAACAGGATGCTATCGTTCCTTTTTGTTAAAAGAGCTAGGGAAAATGTATGCGGAAAAACAATGGGTCATGCAATTACATATAGGGGCGATGCGCAACAATAACACAAAAATGAAGAAGCTTATTGGACCAGATACTGGTTTTGATTCAGTCGGAGAAGCTAATCATGCGCAAGCGCTGGCTGCATTTCTTGATGAACTTGACCAGGAGGATGCTTTGCCGAGAACCGTTTTATACAATCTTAATCCAAAAGACAATCCCGTACTTGCCGGCATGGTTGGAAATTATTCAGAAAAGGGTGTGTCAGGAAAAATTCAATTTGGTTCAGGCTGGTGGTTCAATGATCATATCGATGGTATGGAAAGGCAAATGAAGGATCTTGCGAATGTAGGGATGTTGAGCCATTTTATTGGAATGCTGACAGACTCACGGAGTTTTCTCTCATATGCCCGCCATGATTATTTTCGCAGGATTGTATGTAATCTTTTCGGTAATTGGGCAGAATCCGGTTTGGTACCGTACGATATGGACCTGCTTGAGGAAACAATTAGAAACATTGGATTTCAAAACGCAGAGCGATACTTTTTAGTAAGGTAA
- a CDS encoding ROK family transcriptional regulator, whose amino-acid sequence MITGDAAYIKRINRSSIIRNIIKEGMISRADLSKVTDLTRATISVQVADLLEEGLIVETQLEHNSVGRKPIMLSLNGSAGFALGIDLDSGKISFILSDLLGQPVSTKSVELKTNDYAKILHILIEEIKNFQENTPVSEYGIVGIVIAIHGLVSKDEIIHFVPRLNWSNIHLKEDLKKEIDIPLYIENNANLCSFAERVYQHHETDYLLCTTLYSGIGIGMMMNDEFFRGYDGFAGEAGHMIIVPGGKPCNCGNMGCWEKYASEASIFEQLSSARNLEDLTYDQIQAWIESGDQEVIDLMEQLLYYLSIGLNNLINMYNPDTLVLESELLHIYPDSLEKIKANLTSSTSHYQGLLISPLGKGAVVLGACALAIKNFLDVPMLNFSLESNA is encoded by the coding sequence ATGATTACTGGTGATGCAGCATACATAAAAAGAATTAATCGCTCCTCAATTATAAGAAATATTATTAAAGAAGGTATGATCTCACGAGCAGATTTGTCTAAGGTTACAGATTTAACGAGAGCGACCATTTCTGTTCAAGTGGCTGATCTTTTAGAGGAAGGTTTAATTGTCGAGACACAGCTTGAGCATAATTCAGTTGGCCGAAAACCAATTATGCTTTCCTTAAATGGAAGTGCAGGTTTTGCTCTTGGTATTGATTTGGATAGCGGCAAAATCTCCTTCATTCTTTCAGACCTTCTCGGCCAGCCAGTTTCCACTAAATCTGTTGAATTGAAAACCAATGATTACGCTAAGATTTTACATATCCTCATAGAGGAGATAAAGAATTTCCAAGAAAATACGCCTGTAAGCGAATATGGAATTGTCGGTATTGTGATTGCTATTCACGGATTAGTATCAAAGGATGAAATTATACATTTCGTCCCTCGGCTTAACTGGAGCAACATCCATCTGAAAGAAGATTTAAAAAAGGAAATAGACATTCCTTTATATATAGAGAACAATGCTAATCTCTGTTCTTTTGCAGAAAGGGTCTATCAGCACCATGAAACTGACTATTTATTGTGTACAACTCTATACTCTGGTATTGGCATCGGTATGATGATGAATGATGAGTTTTTCCGTGGGTATGATGGCTTCGCTGGGGAAGCCGGCCATATGATTATCGTTCCTGGCGGAAAGCCCTGTAATTGTGGAAACATGGGCTGCTGGGAGAAGTATGCTTCTGAAGCAAGTATATTTGAACAGCTTTCTTCAGCCAGAAATCTGGAGGATTTAACGTATGACCAAATCCAAGCTTGGATTGAAAGCGGCGACCAAGAGGTAATTGACTTAATGGAACAGCTTCTTTACTACCTTTCCATCGGTCTGAATAATTTAATTAACATGTACAATCCTGATACACTTGTGCTGGAAAGTGAATTGCTGCATATCTATCCTGATTCGCTCGAAAAAATTAAAGCGAATCTGACCTCTTCCACCAGCCATTATCAAGGGCTGTTAATCTCCCCATTAGGAAAAGGTGCTGTAGTTTTAGGTGCGTGTGCATTAGCAATAAAAAACTTTCTCGATGTGCCAATGCTCAATTTTTCTCTTGAAAGCAATGCTTAA
- a CDS encoding glycoside-pentoside-hexuronide (GPH):cation symporter, whose translation MAQTNRELVIPDVDRKVQKFGVKDQLGYLFGDFGNDFFFILVGSFLMVYYTDVFGLSPAMVGTIFLIARLWDAVADVTWGRFIDTRKPSKNGKFKPWIFRMSFPLVFSGVLMFIHIPGMSTGFYEAYAFVTYILWGTLYSTVNIPYGSMASVITSDPVERTSLSSFRTMGATLAGLIVNVIGPLIVFVDNKADPSRFFMAAIIFAVLSLSCYMACYKMSTERITETRKEGKTSLKRTLQGVGKNKPLLIILIASLVFIMSSMLKGAVDVYLFKNYFDNAKALSISGLIATAAMFIAIVIAKPLVARFGKKEVAAAGLLLSVIDYLLLYFLSDISASQFLAISAVGMFGFSFFGIVVWAFVTDVIDYHEFITGMKEDGTIYSIYSFARKVGQAVAGGLGGTALAAVGYSASLDVQSESTLQGIHTLATLLTASSLFLVFLLLVFLYPLSKKKTLQLAQDLADRRNAAK comes from the coding sequence ATGGCTCAAACAAACAGAGAGCTAGTAATACCAGATGTAGACAGGAAAGTACAAAAATTTGGAGTTAAAGATCAGTTAGGTTATTTATTTGGTGATTTTGGCAATGATTTCTTTTTTATACTAGTAGGTTCGTTTTTAATGGTGTATTACACAGATGTCTTTGGTCTAAGTCCTGCAATGGTAGGAACGATTTTCCTTATTGCGCGTCTTTGGGATGCAGTTGCAGACGTAACATGGGGCCGTTTTATTGACACGAGAAAGCCAAGTAAAAATGGAAAGTTCAAACCATGGATTTTCAGAATGTCTTTTCCTCTCGTGTTTTCAGGAGTGTTGATGTTTATACATATTCCCGGCATGTCAACAGGCTTTTATGAAGCATATGCCTTTGTGACATATATTTTATGGGGAACATTGTATAGTACGGTAAACATTCCTTACGGATCAATGGCTTCTGTCATTACAAGTGATCCTGTCGAGCGTACGTCTCTGTCAAGTTTCCGAACAATGGGGGCAACTTTAGCTGGGTTAATTGTAAACGTGATAGGACCGTTAATTGTATTTGTCGATAATAAAGCAGATCCTAGCCGTTTTTTTATGGCAGCCATCATTTTTGCAGTTCTTTCACTATCCTGTTATATGGCATGTTACAAGATGTCAACGGAACGTATTACAGAGACAAGAAAGGAAGGCAAAACCTCGCTGAAACGGACATTACAAGGGGTAGGGAAAAACAAGCCGCTTCTGATTATCCTTATTGCTTCACTCGTTTTTATTATGAGCTCTATGTTAAAGGGAGCTGTTGATGTATATTTGTTCAAAAATTATTTTGATAATGCAAAAGCATTAAGTATTTCAGGGCTTATTGCGACAGCTGCCATGTTTATTGCGATAGTAATTGCAAAACCGCTAGTTGCAAGATTTGGGAAAAAAGAAGTGGCAGCAGCAGGCTTGCTGCTTTCCGTAATAGATTATTTGCTGCTCTATTTCTTATCAGATATTAGCGCTAGTCAATTCCTTGCAATCTCTGCAGTTGGAATGTTTGGTTTTTCGTTCTTTGGGATTGTTGTTTGGGCATTTGTCACAGATGTAATTGATTATCATGAATTCATAACAGGCATGAAGGAAGATGGGACGATTTACTCTATTTATTCATTTGCTCGAAAGGTAGGGCAAGCAGTTGCAGGTGGATTAGGTGGAACGGCACTTGCTGCAGTTGGTTATAGTGCGTCATTAGACGTGCAATCAGAAAGCACGTTGCAGGGCATTCATACCCTTGCGACATTGTTGACAGCAAGCTCTTTATTTCTAGTTTTCTTGCTGCTTGTATTCTTATACCCGCTCAGCAAAAAGAAAACGCTACAGCTTGCACAAGATCTTGCTGATAGAAGGAATGCTGCTAAATAA
- a CDS encoding alpha/beta hydrolase-fold protein, which yields MEELIEKTVGGRKLYICLPPSYYQTDQHYPAVYVHDGHYLFSSNLAKLKESYQVNEIKEVILIGMEPVDRLREYTPWPAESLVPAFPDFKGEGKEYLHTWEESIKAYIDSQFRTIPDMKETGMLGASLGGLITLFALFSTSEVIGKYGLLSPSLWFPNMLEFLENEECSPEKKKLYLYVGSEEGKGKTNIQQEMVQSVQNANGILERKGFSQQQLLFEVRQAANHQREYFIEQFMVALRWLYKK from the coding sequence ATGGAAGAGTTAATTGAAAAAACAGTTGGCGGCAGGAAGCTGTACATCTGCTTGCCTCCAAGCTACTATCAAACAGATCAGCATTATCCTGCCGTTTATGTGCATGATGGACACTATTTATTCTCCAGTAATTTGGCTAAGTTAAAAGAGTCTTATCAAGTAAATGAAATCAAAGAAGTGATTCTTATTGGAATGGAGCCTGTTGATAGACTTCGTGAATATACTCCATGGCCTGCGGAGAGTTTAGTACCAGCCTTCCCAGATTTTAAGGGGGAAGGAAAAGAATATTTGCATACTTGGGAAGAGTCTATTAAAGCATATATAGATAGTCAATTCCGCACAATACCTGATATGAAGGAAACGGGTATGCTCGGAGCTTCTTTAGGAGGACTAATTACGCTGTTTGCCTTGTTTTCTACCAGTGAGGTAATCGGGAAGTACGGTCTACTATCCCCATCCTTATGGTTTCCAAATATGCTCGAATTTTTAGAGAATGAAGAGTGCTCTCCTGAGAAAAAGAAGCTGTATTTATATGTTGGCAGTGAAGAAGGAAAAGGAAAAACGAATATACAGCAGGAAATGGTTCAGTCTGTGCAAAATGCGAATGGCATCCTTGAACGAAAGGGATTTTCTCAGCAGCAGCTGCTTTTTGAAGTAAGGCAAGCTGCTAATCACCAGCGGGAATACTTTATTGAGCAATTTATGGTGGCATTGCGCTGGCTATATAAGAAATGA
- a CDS encoding iron ABC transporter permease produces MTVFVLLVLILAAGYYSITNGVYPITFSQFYESLFRIRPQEDIDLVLFELRLPRLVLALLIGFGLGVGGAVLQGITKNGLADPAILGINSGAGAFIVAYMLLFQGNFSGDQLLMKLLMPLIGLIGGLFAATIIFLLAWNRISGLDSQRLLLTGIAISTGFGSLSMFLSLKMKAQDFEMATVWLNGTIYNATWTYVISILPWFLLVVPFILFKAYKLDLFRLQENVMKGLGIQVEKEKWLLMAGAVILVSSCVAVSGSIGFIGLICPHIARLLVGLKNRHSLIVCGLVGMLLLTVADYIGRSVVAPAEISVGIILSIIGAPYFIFLLVKAKV; encoded by the coding sequence ATAACCGTATTTGTTCTGCTTGTCCTTATCCTAGCAGCCGGTTATTACAGCATCACAAATGGCGTGTATCCTATCACCTTCTCGCAGTTTTATGAAAGTTTGTTCCGCATACGTCCGCAGGAGGATATTGATTTAGTACTATTTGAATTAAGGCTGCCAAGACTTGTGCTTGCCTTGCTGATTGGCTTTGGCCTTGGTGTTGGCGGTGCGGTCCTTCAAGGCATTACAAAAAATGGACTTGCAGATCCGGCCATTCTTGGTATAAACAGTGGAGCGGGAGCTTTTATTGTTGCATATATGCTCCTTTTTCAAGGAAATTTCTCTGGCGATCAGCTCCTGATGAAGCTGTTAATGCCACTGATTGGTTTAATCGGCGGATTGTTTGCTGCTACGATTATATTCCTGTTAGCATGGAACAGAATTAGCGGCCTTGATTCCCAAAGGCTGCTCTTAACAGGAATTGCAATCAGCACAGGGTTTGGATCACTGTCCATGTTTCTGTCTCTAAAGATGAAAGCACAGGACTTTGAAATGGCAACTGTTTGGCTTAATGGGACCATCTATAATGCTACATGGACATATGTCATTTCCATACTTCCATGGTTTTTACTTGTCGTACCCTTCATCCTCTTTAAAGCTTACAAGCTCGATTTATTCCGCCTCCAAGAAAATGTCATGAAAGGTCTTGGCATACAAGTGGAGAAGGAGAAGTGGCTGTTGATGGCAGGTGCCGTTATATTAGTAAGTTCATGTGTGGCAGTTTCCGGAAGCATTGGATTTATTGGACTAATCTGTCCTCATATCGCTAGGCTTCTAGTTGGATTGAAGAACCGTCATTCCTTGATAGTTTGCGGGCTTGTCGGCATGCTGCTTTTGACAGTAGCTGATTATATCGGCAGAAGCGTTGTCGCACCGGCAGAAATATCTGTAGGTATTATACTAAGCATTATCGGAGCACCATATTTCATCTTTTTATTAGTAAAAGCAAAAGTTTAG
- a CDS encoding iron ABC transporter permease: MYQKKLATHLIIILSPILFALVTLLSIRYGATDTSFKDIFAAVFHYDPDNMQQTIVRSSRIPRAVGALLIGILLAVSGALMQGITRNYLASPSIMGVTDGSAFFITISFIFLPNLSSFQLLCLSFFGSLFGVALVMGLAAFVKNGYSPVKLAIIGTIIGTFLSGVSSSLASYFQVSQTMSFWYNARLHQIDSPLLTFVIPFALVGIIISMFLSKSVTILSLGKDLATGLGQKTRWIQLLSMAAVGLMTGISVALVGKIGFIGLIIPHITRYLVGSDYRAVIPCAGILGGVFLVFCDVISRFVNYPFETPIGIITSFIGVPFFLYLIKRKGGGDQRV, translated from the coding sequence ATGTATCAAAAAAAACTGGCAACCCATTTAATTATTATATTATCTCCAATCTTGTTTGCGCTCGTTACGCTTCTTTCCATCCGATATGGTGCAACAGACACATCCTTTAAGGATATTTTTGCAGCTGTTTTCCATTATGATCCAGATAATATGCAGCAGACAATCGTGAGGAGTTCAAGAATACCAAGAGCAGTTGGTGCCTTACTGATTGGGATACTATTAGCTGTTTCGGGAGCATTAATGCAAGGCATCACAAGAAATTATTTAGCATCTCCATCCATAATGGGAGTGACAGACGGCTCTGCTTTTTTTATTACCATTTCATTTATCTTTTTGCCTAATTTATCTTCCTTTCAGCTATTATGTCTTTCATTTTTTGGATCACTGTTTGGTGTCGCACTTGTAATGGGCTTGGCAGCATTCGTGAAAAACGGCTATTCGCCAGTCAAGCTTGCGATAATCGGGACGATTATCGGAACTTTTTTAAGCGGTGTATCCTCCAGTCTCGCCTCCTATTTCCAAGTTTCCCAAACAATGAGCTTTTGGTATAATGCGAGGCTTCATCAAATCGATTCACCTTTATTAACGTTTGTTATTCCATTTGCCTTAGTTGGAATTATTATATCGATGTTTTTATCAAAATCAGTGACAATCCTGTCTTTAGGCAAGGATCTCGCAACAGGCTTGGGACAAAAGACAAGATGGATTCAGCTGTTATCTATGGCAGCTGTCGGCTTAATGACAGGAATATCAGTGGCATTAGTCGGGAAAATTGGCTTTATCGGACTGATTATTCCCCATATCACAAGATATCTTGTCGGAAGTGACTATCGGGCCGTTATCCCGTGTGCCGGCATATTAGGCGGAGTATTTTTAGTTTTCTGTGATGTGATCAGCAGGTTTGTCAATTATCCATTTGAAACACCGATTGGCATCATTACATCCTTCATCGGTGTTCCTTTCTTTCTCTATTTAATTAAGCGAAAGGGAGGAGGCGATCAGCGTGTTTAA
- a CDS encoding iron-hydroxamate ABC transporter substrate-binding protein — translation MLGILLVIAAACGKEESAGSSEKPAEEASADTTKTIAFLDKEYEIPSNSTKIVTASQEAMEDAAVLGVKPVGAVATGGEFPAFLGDSMSEAQEIGDKFQPSTEKLLQLKPDVILGTSKFQADVVESLNKVAPMIPISHISTHWKDNLLVLAEITGKTAEAEKYISDYEASVKETKTAVAEKIADKEVVMVRIRSGSIFVYPESVYFNPVLYTDLGLTVPEEVKAAKAQEQISLEKLAEMNPDYLFVQFEESENQENKDALKDFESNAIWTNLNAVKDGHVYVNAIDPMAAGGTAWSKTNFLAAFKKELGL, via the coding sequence ATGTTAGGTATCCTGCTTGTAATTGCAGCTGCCTGCGGAAAAGAAGAGTCTGCAGGTAGCAGTGAAAAACCTGCAGAGGAAGCAAGTGCTGATACGACAAAAACAATTGCATTTTTAGATAAAGAATATGAAATTCCAAGCAATAGTACTAAAATTGTTACAGCAAGTCAGGAAGCAATGGAAGATGCAGCTGTGTTAGGAGTTAAACCAGTAGGAGCAGTAGCAACTGGTGGCGAGTTTCCTGCATTTTTAGGAGATTCCATGTCTGAGGCTCAAGAAATTGGTGACAAATTCCAGCCGAGCACAGAGAAGCTCTTGCAATTAAAACCGGATGTCATTCTTGGAACAAGCAAGTTTCAAGCAGATGTCGTGGAAAGCTTAAATAAAGTCGCACCAATGATTCCGATTTCCCATATTTCTACTCATTGGAAGGATAATCTGCTTGTTTTGGCAGAGATTACGGGTAAAACAGCGGAAGCTGAAAAGTACATTTCTGATTACGAAGCAAGTGTAAAGGAAACAAAGACAGCAGTTGCGGAAAAAATTGCTGATAAAGAAGTTGTAATGGTCAGAATTCGCAGCGGTAGCATTTTTGTATACCCAGAGAGTGTGTATTTCAATCCAGTACTTTACACTGATTTAGGACTTACAGTACCAGAAGAAGTAAAAGCAGCTAAAGCCCAAGAACAAATCTCATTGGAAAAGCTGGCTGAAATGAATCCTGATTACTTGTTTGTGCAATTTGAGGAATCTGAAAATCAAGAGAATAAAGACGCTTTGAAGGATTTCGAAAGCAATGCTATTTGGACAAACTTGAATGCAGTTAAAGACGGACATGTATATGTAAATGCAATTGACCCAATGGCAGCAGGCGGTACTGCTTGGAGTAAAACAAACTTCCTAGCAGCATTTAAGAAAGAATTAGGGCTGTAA
- a CDS encoding ABC transporter substrate-binding protein codes for MAIIKNNNIWKNFYLDLKSIKRIHKQSKENKITSYFDLIYIQTGRGTITINKEVKQFASHQLLVIPPSSTYKLTFASDVDYYLISFQVFLKDKEEEIQPYLDSLACMQQQVIPYHQEAAVLIEEMYRLEGEDTPYLHFLQRARLDEVFFHLLSYKKHDTPNDTLLAIEETKRYMEAHFHERLKIDMLAQQAELSPKYYSEMFKKQYGITISDYITRLRVNKAKQLLLMTKDSIRSIASSVGYADEFYLSRKFKQAVGISPSAYREKRHRKIASYDFATTGHLLALQILPYAAPIHPKWTLDYYEQYKDDIIFHLESYRKHTEWRKNIVKLKRAKPHLIIAKQEITADEKAELAKIAPVFYYSEQDNWKDQFFQIAEYLNCTKEAKDWMDFYENQALSASAQLAPYLSGKKGLVISLFKDNYYLNRSRTIIEVIYEELQIGSAQEKDKWKHNEQISIDTVMEMQPDFLLMNIRQDEETLKHWETVRTSVHWNNIEAVKRQQVYYIQSDPWNECSASSHLRVIHNLLELITEKVQVNERK; via the coding sequence GTGGCAATCATAAAAAATAATAATATTTGGAAAAATTTCTATTTAGACTTGAAGAGCATCAAGCGCATTCACAAGCAAAGCAAGGAAAATAAAATTACGTCTTATTTCGATTTAATATATATTCAGACTGGCAGAGGAACCATTACGATCAATAAAGAAGTGAAGCAATTTGCCAGCCACCAGCTCCTCGTCATCCCGCCAAGCAGTACATATAAACTTACATTTGCTAGTGATGTAGATTATTATCTTATTTCCTTTCAAGTTTTTCTGAAAGACAAGGAGGAAGAGATTCAGCCCTACTTAGACAGCTTGGCATGTATGCAGCAGCAGGTAATACCTTATCATCAAGAGGCGGCAGTACTAATAGAGGAAATGTATCGCCTTGAAGGGGAGGACACCCCTTACCTCCATTTTCTGCAGAGAGCCAGGCTTGATGAAGTATTCTTTCATTTATTGTCCTATAAAAAGCACGACACACCTAATGATACTCTCTTAGCAATCGAGGAAACAAAAAGGTATATGGAAGCTCATTTTCATGAACGCTTAAAGATTGATATGCTGGCACAGCAGGCAGAGCTTAGTCCTAAATATTACTCAGAAATGTTTAAAAAACAATACGGTATTACGATAAGCGATTATATTACGAGATTACGTGTAAATAAAGCTAAACAACTATTGCTGATGACAAAAGACAGCATTCGTTCTATTGCCAGTTCTGTCGGCTATGCGGATGAATTCTACTTAAGCAGAAAGTTTAAACAAGCTGTCGGCATTTCTCCATCGGCATATCGGGAGAAAAGACATAGAAAAATAGCTTCCTATGATTTCGCAACAACAGGACATCTGCTGGCGTTGCAAATACTTCCATATGCAGCCCCCATTCATCCGAAATGGACGCTTGATTATTATGAGCAGTACAAAGATGATATTATCTTCCATCTCGAGTCTTATCGAAAGCATACAGAATGGCGCAAAAACATTGTGAAGCTAAAGAGGGCAAAGCCCCATCTAATTATAGCGAAACAGGAAATAACTGCTGACGAAAAAGCAGAATTAGCTAAAATTGCTCCTGTCTTTTATTATTCAGAGCAGGACAATTGGAAAGATCAGTTTTTTCAGATAGCAGAATATTTGAACTGCACAAAAGAAGCAAAGGATTGGATGGATTTCTATGAAAATCAGGCATTAAGTGCATCTGCGCAGCTAGCTCCATATTTAAGCGGAAAAAAAGGACTAGTCATCAGTCTTTTCAAGGATAATTACTATTTAAACCGCTCTAGAACCATTATAGAAGTAATCTATGAAGAGCTGCAGATAGGCTCTGCACAAGAGAAAGACAAATGGAAGCATAATGAACAAATATCAATAGATACTGTTATGGAAATGCAGCCAGATTTCCTTTTAATGAATATACGCCAGGATGAGGAAACGCTAAAACATTGGGAGACTGTCAGGACATCGGTGCATTGGAACAATATTGAAGCTGTGAAACGCCAGCAAGTTTATTACATCCAATCAGATCCTTGGAATGAATGCTCTGCAAGCTCTCATCTTCGTGTTATTCATAATCTATTAGAATTGATTACGGAAAAAGTACAAGTAAATGAGAGGAAATAA
- a CDS encoding alpha/beta hydrolase-fold protein, which yields MKTEPYTLPHTECWSILSQGNQQLYKIFVSVPDSPAPEDGFPLIYVLDGNSIFASFTESMNLQTRRGEITGKKPHIIVGIGYETTEPFNDSRYFDYTFSPEIDFLSYHPIDRDFPPGGGGSLFLSFIEKQLKPQIEQKYEVNTEKQTIVGHSLGGLFVLSALFTSSSSFQYYVASSPSIHWNEDFLNTAKQKFMETEPKAKLLITSGELERDHFSQMNEKAKKLNDELQTHVSAKFDSEFLEFPGEDHTTVLLPLINKTILFMNDIKQQIK from the coding sequence ATGAAGACAGAACCATATACCTTGCCGCATACAGAATGCTGGTCTATCTTGTCACAAGGAAATCAGCAATTATATAAAATATTCGTATCTGTTCCTGATTCACCTGCGCCTGAAGATGGTTTTCCACTTATATATGTACTAGATGGAAACTCTATCTTTGCCAGTTTCACAGAAAGTATGAATCTGCAGACTAGACGGGGAGAGATTACAGGAAAAAAACCGCATATTATTGTGGGCATCGGTTATGAAACAACAGAACCATTTAATGACAGTAGATATTTTGACTATACCTTCTCACCTGAGATAGATTTCTTATCCTACCATCCCATAGACAGGGACTTTCCACCAGGGGGCGGCGGAAGCTTGTTTCTTTCTTTTATTGAAAAACAACTTAAGCCCCAAATTGAACAAAAATATGAGGTTAATACCGAAAAACAGACGATTGTCGGTCATTCTCTTGGCGGTTTATTCGTACTTTCTGCATTATTTACTTCGTCTTCTTCCTTTCAGTATTATGTGGCAAGCAGCCCCTCCATCCATTGGAATGAAGACTTTTTAAATACGGCAAAGCAAAAGTTTATGGAAACTGAGCCGAAAGCGAAGCTCCTTATCACAAGCGGAGAATTGGAAAGAGATCATTTTTCACAAATGAATGAAAAAGCGAAGAAACTTAATGATGAACTTCAAACACATGTTTCTGCTAAGTTTGATAGTGAATTTCTCGAATTTCCAGGAGAGGATCACACGACAGTTCTCCTGCCGCTCATTAACAAAACGATTTTGTTCATGAATGATATTAAACAGCAAATTAAATAA